The following proteins are co-located in the Rippkaea orientalis PCC 8801 genome:
- a CDS encoding class I SAM-dependent methyltransferase, with protein sequence MTVSSLPPESNLASRLINSILAIKPLAKVAKHQARQMIINRAEKIGVPWRENVHQLSQHDWQKELAIIENSNVIYPDYYLCSFHAYETGNLSWQSALEVESAAYAVHANIWPGTGIKGDSRLRHNYHEVLKQQVVISPQAILDIGCSVGMSTFSLQEIYPQAKVTGLDLSPYHLAVAHYRSQQKNSQINWVHGAAESTGLPDASFDLVSAFLLFHELPQKAAQDIFKEARRLLRPGGHFTMMDMNPRAEAYQKMPPYVMTLLKSTEPYLDEYFSLDMSTALVNAGFKSPKITPMSPRHRTIVAQV encoded by the coding sequence ATGACAGTTTCCTCATTACCACCCGAATCTAACTTAGCTTCTCGCTTAATTAATAGTATTTTAGCCATTAAACCTCTGGCCAAAGTTGCTAAACATCAAGCTCGTCAAATGATTATTAATAGAGCGGAAAAAATTGGGGTTCCTTGGCGAGAAAATGTCCATCAATTATCTCAGCATGACTGGCAAAAAGAATTAGCAATTATAGAAAACTCTAACGTTATTTATCCCGATTATTATCTATGTTCTTTCCATGCGTATGAAACCGGAAATTTAAGCTGGCAGTCAGCCTTAGAAGTAGAATCAGCCGCCTATGCAGTTCATGCTAATATTTGGCCAGGAACAGGAATTAAGGGTGATTCTCGCCTACGTCACAATTATCATGAAGTCTTGAAACAACAAGTAGTTATCTCTCCTCAAGCTATTTTAGACATCGGTTGTAGTGTAGGAATGAGTACCTTTAGCTTACAAGAAATCTATCCCCAAGCTAAAGTAACAGGATTAGATTTATCTCCCTATCATTTAGCTGTTGCTCACTATCGCAGTCAACAAAAAAACAGTCAAATTAATTGGGTTCATGGTGCAGCAGAATCAACGGGATTACCTGATGCTTCTTTTGACTTAGTTTCAGCTTTTTTACTCTTCCACGAATTACCCCAAAAAGCGGCTCAAGATATTTTTAAAGAGGCTCGTCGTTTATTACGTCCTGGCGGTCATTTTACCATGATGGATATGAATCCACGGGCTGAAGCTTACCAAAAAATGCCTCCCTATGTCATGACTTTACTCAAAAGTACTGAACCCTATTTAGATGAATATTTCAGCTTAGATATGTCAACAGCTTTAGTGAATGCCGGATTTAAGTCTCCGAAGATTACTCCTATGAGTCCGCGCCATCGTACTATTGTCGCACAGGTTTAA
- the phnD gene encoding phosphonate ABC transporter substrate-binding protein encodes MLINHVKKWTLGLSLGLIVATALSSCGQQETAQQTNQTTANGDEACAPEITEIDFGILSTESQDTLKPKWDPFVKAIETAIGRKLNAFYATDYGAVVEAMAVNKVQLAWLGGKSYIEAADRADAEVFARVVNADGTKGYYSHLITTVDHPILGKINIEKGDGDQYVTKNAPELTFAFNDPNSTSGYLIPSYYVFAKNSVDPTKIFKKVIFAGNHEATIQAVANKQVDVASNSSEVLANVEASDPELRKKIQIIWTSPEIPSDPVAYRKDLPDCLKEKVKDFVYNYKDKTILEPLGWSGFEAAEDKDWNPMRELKIGTEILEVQNDAKLPEAEKQQKLKELNEKLETLK; translated from the coding sequence ATGCTAATTAATCATGTCAAGAAATGGACGTTAGGGCTAAGTTTAGGTCTAATTGTAGCAACCGCATTAAGCAGTTGTGGCCAACAAGAAACAGCACAACAAACCAATCAAACAACCGCTAATGGTGACGAAGCCTGTGCCCCAGAAATCACCGAAATTGACTTCGGTATTTTATCAACAGAATCCCAAGATACCCTTAAACCGAAATGGGACCCCTTTGTCAAAGCCATTGAAACCGCGATAGGACGAAAATTAAATGCGTTTTATGCCACTGATTATGGTGCAGTGGTTGAAGCAATGGCTGTTAATAAAGTCCAATTAGCTTGGTTAGGTGGCAAGTCCTATATTGAAGCAGCCGATAGAGCCGATGCAGAAGTTTTTGCTAGGGTCGTTAATGCAGACGGAACTAAAGGTTATTACTCCCATTTAATCACGACTGTTGATCATCCGATCTTGGGAAAAATTAATATTGAAAAAGGGGATGGAGATCAGTATGTTACTAAGAATGCGCCTGAGCTCACCTTTGCTTTTAATGATCCTAATTCGACTTCTGGATATTTAATTCCAAGTTATTATGTCTTTGCTAAAAATAGCGTTGATCCCACTAAAATCTTTAAAAAAGTGATCTTTGCGGGTAATCATGAAGCTACCATTCAAGCTGTGGCTAATAAACAAGTTGATGTAGCAAGTAATAGTAGTGAAGTATTAGCCAATGTTGAGGCATCTGATCCCGAACTTCGCAAAAAAATACAAATCATTTGGACTTCTCCAGAAATCCCTAGTGATCCTGTTGCCTATCGTAAAGATCTCCCCGATTGTCTCAAGGAAAAAGTTAAAGACTTTGTCTACAATTACAAAGATAAAACCATTTTAGAACCGTTAGGTTGGTCAGGGTTTGAAGCAGCCGAAGACAAAGATTGGAATCCCATGCGAGAATTGAAAATAGGCACAGAAATTCTTGAAGTCCAAAACGATGCCAAACTGCCCGAAGCTGAAAAACAGCAAAAACTCAAAGAACTGAATGAAAAATTAGAAACCCTGAAGTAG
- a CDS encoding CHRD domain-containing protein, protein MATSAQAASMFFEAELNGDKIVDTAGNPAPTGSLGTGFATLELNEDMTELAYTLTLDGLGLVSEGGTVTRIHLHTGFPNQRSPFHVLNVYGPADDLDAEFSNLSSTSVTVSGVWDDSDFCYTDVVIGMGGVQTCEGNNDTTKYLSEYVDELIAGGLYWNIHTTTVGTGEIRGNITLAPPPGQNPVSTPEPGTILGLVTLLGLAGINSRKNNA, encoded by the coding sequence ATGGCAACCTCTGCTCAAGCCGCTTCTATGTTTTTTGAGGCTGAACTTAATGGTGATAAAATTGTTGATACGGCTGGAAATCCTGCGCCCACAGGCTCATTAGGAACAGGGTTTGCAACCCTTGAATTAAACGAAGATATGACTGAATTAGCCTATACACTAACGCTTGATGGTTTAGGTTTAGTAAGCGAGGGAGGAACAGTCACAAGAATTCATTTGCATACAGGATTTCCTAATCAAAGAAGTCCATTTCATGTGCTTAATGTCTATGGACCGGCGGATGATCTAGATGCTGAGTTTTCTAATCTTAGTTCTACTTCTGTGACTGTTAGTGGTGTTTGGGATGATTCAGATTTTTGTTACACAGATGTTGTAATTGGAATGGGTGGTGTTCAAACTTGTGAAGGTAATAATGATACCACTAAGTATTTATCCGAATATGTCGATGAATTAATTGCCGGGGGACTTTATTGGAACATTCATACAACAACTGTAGGAACGGGAGAAATTCGAGGAAATATTACACTAGCACCACCCCCTGGACAAAATCCCGTATCTACTCCAGAACCTGGAACTATTTTAGGATTAGTGACTCTCTTAGGTTTAGCGGGTATTAATTCTCGCAAAAATAATGCTTAG
- the psb34 gene encoding photosystem II assembly protein Psb34, protein MYTTTQLDNGILNNYAVEPNTYYAQYPAPYQQRRYLIQGAIAALLVTTLVLISAAIS, encoded by the coding sequence ATGTACACCACCACCCAGCTCGATAACGGAATCCTGAACAATTACGCGGTTGAACCGAACACCTACTACGCCCAATATCCTGCTCCGTATCAACAACGTCGCTATTTAATCCAAGGAGCGATCGCTGCCTTGTTAGTCACCACATTAGTTTTAATTTCTGCTGCGATTAGCTAA
- a CDS encoding PspA/IM30 family protein encodes MGLFDRLSRVVRANLNDLVSKAEDPEKVLEQTIMDMGEDLVQVRQAVARAIAEQKRTEQRYSQDLSEANKWEQRAKLALSKGDESLAREALVRKKTHAETAATLKQQLDQQAVQVETLRRNLVALESKISEAKTKKNMLIARAKAAKANEEIQSTLGGINTSGSMAAFERMEAKVLDMEARSQAVGELGSYGIEQQFAQLESGSGVEDELAMLKAQISGTAEPAKLPEASSRSSSPKDTVVDAELEELRKQLDNL; translated from the coding sequence ATGGGATTATTCGATCGCCTAAGCCGAGTTGTCCGAGCTAATCTGAACGATCTCGTCAGCAAAGCAGAAGACCCCGAAAAAGTTTTAGAACAAACCATTATGGATATGGGGGAAGATTTGGTGCAAGTGCGCCAAGCCGTCGCCCGTGCTATTGCAGAACAAAAACGTACTGAACAACGATATAGCCAAGATCTCTCAGAAGCCAACAAATGGGAACAACGAGCCAAACTTGCCCTGTCCAAAGGAGATGAAAGCTTAGCCAGAGAAGCCCTAGTCCGCAAAAAAACCCATGCTGAAACAGCCGCAACCCTGAAACAACAATTAGATCAGCAAGCTGTTCAAGTGGAAACCTTACGCCGTAATTTAGTGGCACTAGAAAGCAAAATTTCTGAAGCTAAGACTAAGAAAAATATGCTTATTGCCCGTGCCAAAGCAGCTAAGGCCAATGAAGAAATTCAGTCAACCCTGGGCGGAATTAATACCAGTGGTTCTATGGCAGCGTTTGAGCGCATGGAGGCTAAAGTGTTGGATATGGAAGCCCGTTCCCAAGCCGTAGGAGAATTAGGGAGCTATGGCATTGAACAACAATTTGCCCAATTAGAGTCCGGCAGTGGCGTAGAGGATGAATTAGCCATGCTCAAAGCACAAATCAGTGGCACTGCTGAACCCGCCAAATTACCTGAAGCATCAAGTCGTTCATCTTCCCCCAAGGATACGGTAGTGGATGCGGAATTAGAAGAGTTACGCAAACAACTAGATAATCTCTAG
- a CDS encoding pentapeptide repeat-containing protein, whose amino-acid sequence MQARELFTHYLKNQRDFSQEKLHQANLEGLNLQRINLTRADLSGANLKETDLSGACLNQANLTDADLSHSHLVGANLTEINLIGADLSGANLMGVDLTKADLRCANLHNANLSCAQLKEVNLDGADLSGANLSGAMIVNTDLSVADTMGACLEGSQECHLEQSISATSANWVSWAG is encoded by the coding sequence ATGCAAGCGAGAGAATTATTTACTCACTATCTCAAAAATCAGCGAGATTTTTCCCAAGAGAAACTACATCAAGCGAACTTAGAAGGACTCAATTTACAACGGATTAATTTAACCCGTGCTGATCTCAGTGGGGCTAATTTAAAAGAAACGGACTTAAGTGGAGCCTGTTTAAACCAAGCGAATTTAACCGATGCTGATCTCAGTCATTCCCATTTAGTCGGGGCAAATTTAACTGAAATTAACCTGATTGGAGCCGATTTAAGCGGTGCTAATTTAATGGGGGTTGACTTAACAAAAGCTGATCTAAGGTGTGCCAATCTGCACAATGCTAACCTATCCTGTGCTCAACTCAAAGAAGTTAATCTCGATGGGGCTGATCTCAGTGGTGCTAACCTCAGTGGTGCGATGATTGTTAACACTGATTTAAGTGTTGCTGATACCATGGGAGCCTGTTTAGAAGGCAGTCAAGAATGTCATTTAGAACAGTCCATTTCTGCCACATCTGCCAATTGGGTGAGTTGGGCAGGTTAA
- a CDS encoding thioredoxin family protein: MSTVLEITDPQFDKEVFNTDKPVLVYFWASWCGPCQLVSPSIKAIAQTYSDRLKVVKLEVDPNPEARSKCKVEGVPALRLFKNNEIVAIHEGAITKQKLIEDILEPHLS, encoded by the coding sequence ATGAGCACTGTTCTCGAAATTACTGATCCCCAATTTGACAAAGAAGTTTTTAACACTGATAAGCCCGTTTTAGTCTATTTTTGGGCTTCTTGGTGTGGCCCATGCCAGTTAGTTTCTCCCTCCATTAAAGCCATCGCCCAAACCTACAGCGATCGCCTCAAAGTGGTGAAATTAGAGGTTGATCCTAACCCAGAAGCCCGATCAAAATGTAAAGTAGAAGGGGTTCCCGCTTTAAGATTGTTTAAAAATAATGAAATTGTTGCTATCCATGAAGGGGCGATCACCAAACAAAAACTGATAGAGGACATTCTAGAACCCCATCTGAGTTAG
- a CDS encoding leucyl aminopeptidase, with protein MDIRGINTPFLDWTGDALALGIFEEGTQITGELSQLDGKLTGTVQELIQEAEFEGKAGTKAVTRVGSNSPIRKVMLVGLGKAEDLQLNSVREAAGAIARLAKLEKVKTLGINLPVVNNDGAKTASAIAEGILLALHQDNRFKSDPQENALKLENVDILGCGEATEAINRAQTLSSGVILARELVNSPANTITPVTFAETAQEIAQTSGLTCEILEQEDCEKLGMGSFLGVAKASDLPPKFIHLTYKPSGTPKKKLAIVGKSLTFDCGGLNLKVAGASIEMMKMDMGGGAATLGAAKVIGQLKPDVEVHFICAATENMISGRAIHPGDILTASNGKTIEVNNTDAEGRLTLADALVFAEKLEVDAIVDLATLTGACIIALGDNISGLWSTDQTLADQLKAAAETAGEKFWQMPLEEKYFEGLKSPIADMKNTGPRAGGSITAALFLKQFIKDTPWAHLDIAGPVWAEKENGLNNVGGTGFPVRTLVNWVLSF; from the coding sequence ATGGACATTCGTGGGATCAATACGCCCTTCTTAGACTGGACAGGAGATGCCTTAGCCCTAGGCATTTTTGAAGAAGGAACTCAAATAACGGGAGAATTAAGTCAATTAGATGGGAAACTAACAGGAACTGTACAAGAGTTAATTCAAGAAGCAGAATTTGAAGGCAAAGCGGGAACTAAAGCCGTTACTCGCGTGGGTAGTAACAGTCCTATTCGGAAAGTGATGTTAGTGGGCTTAGGAAAAGCCGAAGATCTCCAGTTAAATAGTGTTAGGGAAGCCGCCGGTGCGATCGCCCGTTTAGCCAAACTCGAAAAGGTAAAAACCCTAGGAATTAATCTTCCTGTCGTCAATAACGATGGGGCAAAAACCGCTAGTGCGATCGCTGAAGGAATCCTTCTTGCTCTGCATCAAGACAACCGATTTAAGTCAGATCCTCAAGAAAACGCCCTTAAACTAGAAAATGTTGACATTTTAGGCTGTGGAGAAGCAACAGAAGCCATTAATCGCGCTCAGACGCTCTCTTCTGGAGTCATTTTAGCGCGAGAATTAGTCAATAGTCCCGCTAATACCATTACCCCCGTTACCTTTGCCGAAACTGCCCAAGAAATCGCTCAAACAAGTGGGTTAACCTGTGAAATTCTAGAACAAGAAGACTGCGAAAAATTAGGCATGGGTTCCTTTTTAGGAGTCGCTAAAGCCTCAGATTTACCGCCGAAATTCATCCATTTAACCTATAAACCATCAGGAACGCCTAAGAAAAAGCTGGCCATTGTTGGGAAAAGTCTCACCTTCGACTGTGGAGGACTTAACCTAAAAGTGGCTGGTGCTAGTATTGAAATGATGAAAATGGACATGGGAGGCGGCGCAGCGACTCTAGGAGCAGCAAAGGTTATTGGACAGCTAAAACCAGACGTAGAAGTTCATTTTATCTGTGCTGCGACGGAAAACATGATCAGTGGACGAGCCATTCACCCCGGTGATATTTTAACGGCTTCCAATGGCAAAACCATCGAGGTCAATAATACCGACGCAGAAGGACGGTTAACCCTAGCCGATGCCCTAGTCTTCGCTGAAAAGTTAGAAGTCGATGCGATCGTTGATTTGGCTACTTTAACAGGAGCCTGTATTATTGCCTTGGGGGATAATATTTCAGGGTTATGGAGTACCGATCAAACCTTAGCTGACCAACTGAAAGCCGCCGCCGAAACAGCCGGAGAGAAGTTCTGGCAAATGCCCTTAGAAGAGAAGTATTTTGAAGGACTGAAATCTCCCATTGCGGATATGAAAAATACAGGGCCTCGCGCCGGAGGGTCTATTACGGCTGCTTTGTTCCTGAAGCAATTTATTAAAGACACTCCTTGGGCACATCTGGATATTGCCGGTCCAGTTTGGGCAGAAAAGGAAAATGGACTCAACAATGTAGGCGGAACAGGGTTTCCCGTCAGAACGTTGGTTAATTGGGTCCTCAGTTTTTAG
- a CDS encoding WD40 repeat domain-containing protein, with translation MNKLVKKFQFIYLFYLVANISLIATLVYEILTPTTIAREIYLEEIAQGSQPPIMVKDIQGFKGVIKALTMTPDGKILLVGSGDATLNAVDLELEQVVYSKTHKINDYSSIVVTSQPTFLDETTSNETTSDETTSDETPLTGPMLALADDENIRVLSLVDGSKVNLLKGHSGKISDLALSPDDKILVSVSASDRTIRIWDFATGNLIETLGVDIGPTNNIAFTPDGMTFVTGAIGDDRTLKFWDLPTLELIRSSPQQPGYINDLKITPDGKKLVAAVRNYIKVWDLTTGKELLNIKGPRLDINAIAISPDSRVVATANKEGNIMLFDLTKGRKLTTLEGHKGWVLSLVFSPDGRYLYSGAEDKIIKIWQLRA, from the coding sequence ATGAACAAATTAGTTAAAAAATTTCAATTTATCTATTTATTTTACTTAGTCGCAAATATTAGTTTAATAGCAACATTAGTCTATGAGATTTTAACGCCAACAACCATTGCCAGAGAGATTTACCTTGAAGAAATTGCCCAAGGTTCTCAACCGCCAATAATGGTTAAAGATATTCAAGGATTTAAGGGGGTTATCAAAGCTCTGACGATGACTCCCGATGGCAAAATCTTGTTAGTTGGTTCGGGGGATGCAACCCTTAATGCGGTTGATCTTGAACTCGAACAAGTCGTTTATTCTAAAACCCATAAAATCAATGATTATTCATCAATTGTGGTGACATCTCAGCCAACATTTCTGGATGAAACGACCTCTAATGAAACGACCTCTGATGAAACGACCTCTGATGAGACTCCATTAACTGGACCAATGTTAGCGTTAGCGGATGATGAAAACATCAGAGTTTTGAGTTTAGTAGATGGCAGTAAAGTCAACCTTTTAAAAGGACATAGTGGAAAAATTAGTGATTTAGCCCTCAGTCCTGATGATAAAATACTGGTTAGTGTTAGTGCTAGCGATCGCACCATTCGGATTTGGGATTTTGCAACCGGGAATTTAATTGAAACCTTAGGGGTAGACATTGGACCGACGAATAATATCGCGTTTACTCCCGATGGAATGACGTTTGTCACCGGAGCTATTGGGGATGATCGCACCTTAAAATTTTGGGATCTCCCTACCTTAGAATTGATCCGATCTTCTCCCCAACAACCGGGCTATATTAACGATCTCAAGATTACTCCTGATGGCAAAAAATTAGTAGCTGCGGTGAGAAACTATATCAAAGTTTGGGACTTAACCACGGGGAAAGAACTCTTAAATATTAAAGGACCCAGGTTAGACATTAATGCGATCGCTATTTCCCCAGATAGTCGCGTAGTTGCCACTGCCAACAAAGAAGGAAATATTATGCTTTTTGATCTCACAAAAGGTCGTAAATTAACGACTTTAGAAGGACATAAAGGATGGGTTCTTTCTTTAGTTTTTAGTCCCGATGGACGCTATCTTTATAGTGGGGCTGAAGATAAAATTATTAAAATTTGGCAACTCCGTGCTTAA
- the phnC gene encoding phosphonate ABC transporter ATP-binding protein has protein sequence MTASPVNAVAVEVKDLTKSFKGKIAIDQVNLTVQQGEMVALVGASGSGKSTLLRNINGLQQADGGRVEIFGTPLQFEGQLHSKVRKLRSHIGFIFQQFNLVNRLTVLENVLIGNLSQISPLRSVFKSFTPSQKKEALAALERVGILEQAYKRASTLSGGQQQRVAIARCLMQRAKIILADEPIASLDPESARKIMELLTILNQEQGITVMISLHQVPMVRRYCHRAIALREGQVKFDGQTLDLDDHSLAHIYGAAVEELILSKHNEH, from the coding sequence ATGACTGCAAGTCCAGTTAACGCCGTTGCAGTAGAAGTCAAGGACTTGACAAAATCCTTTAAAGGAAAAATAGCCATTGATCAGGTCAATTTAACGGTTCAACAAGGGGAGATGGTCGCCTTAGTTGGGGCATCAGGATCAGGAAAATCAACTCTTTTACGCAATATTAACGGGTTACAACAAGCCGATGGCGGAAGGGTCGAGATTTTTGGGACTCCCCTACAATTTGAAGGACAATTGCACTCAAAAGTGAGAAAACTGAGGAGTCATATCGGGTTTATTTTTCAACAATTTAACCTGGTTAACCGTCTAACAGTCTTAGAAAATGTGCTAATAGGTAACTTATCTCAAATTTCTCCTTTACGATCAGTTTTTAAGAGTTTTACGCCTTCACAAAAAAAAGAAGCCCTTGCAGCCTTAGAAAGAGTCGGTATTCTCGAACAAGCTTATAAACGTGCTTCAACCCTTTCTGGGGGACAACAGCAACGGGTAGCGATCGCCCGTTGTTTAATGCAAAGAGCCAAGATTATTTTAGCCGATGAACCGATCGCCTCCTTAGACCCAGAATCAGCCCGAAAAATCATGGAATTACTGACCATTCTCAATCAAGAACAAGGCATCACCGTCATGATATCCTTACATCAAGTGCCCATGGTCAGACGCTATTGCCATCGTGCGATCGCCCTCAGAGAAGGTCAGGTTAAATTTGATGGACAAACCCTGGACTTAGACGACCATTCTTTAGCGCATATCTATGGTGCAGCCGTTGAAGAATTGATTCTATCTAAGCATAATGAACATTAA